Part of the Sporolituus thermophilus DSM 23256 genome, CGCCCTCGCGCCCTAAGCCATACTCCTCAATCTTATACAGCAGGGCCCGGCGGCTGATGTCGAGGGCCTGCGCCGTCTTAACGCGGTTGCCGTGATGGGCTTTAAGCGCCCGGGCGATGACCTGCTTTTCCACTTGGTGGAGGATTTCCCGCAGCGTGCCGGTCTCGGGAATGACAATGGCCGGGCTGGCGGCCGCGGTGGTCAATCCGGGCAGGTCCTGCACGCCGATAACCCCGCTGGACATGATTACCGCCCGTTCCAGCACATTGGCCAGTTCGCGCACGTTGCCCGGCCAGTGATAACGTTTGAACAGCTCCATGGCCTCCGGGGTGACATAGGGTACCTCGCGGTGGGCTTCGGCGGCAAACCGGCGGACAAAGTAGTCGACAAACAAGGGAATGTCTTCCACCCGCTCACGCAGAGGCGGCACATGGATGGGCACCACTTTCAGGCGATAGTACAGGTCTTCCCGAAACAAACCTTTATGAACCATCTCCTCCAGGTTGCGGTTGGTGGCAGCAATAATGCGCACATCAACTTTGATGGTCTCGGTGCCGCCGACCCGTTCGAACTCGCGCTCCTGCAACACCCGCAGCAACTTTACCTGGAGAGGCGGCGTCAGTTCCCCCACCTCGTCAAGAAAAAGCGTGCCCTGATGGGCCAGTTCAAAGCGGCCGGGTTTGCGGCCCACCGCC contains:
- a CDS encoding sigma-54-dependent transcriptional regulator; translation: MAINNRILIVDDELSVRRLLFEVARRAGYEAFLAENGQEAIEQTKEIKPAVIIMDIKMPVMDGLEAFERIRADYPDVAVILMTAHGTVDTAVEAMKRGAFDYLVKPSNVTEVRIVLERAFQMRRLREEVAALRHEVQNKYQLGNIIGKSAVMQQVYKTVGRVAPTNATVLITGESGSGKELIAKTIHNNSPRRDGPFIKVNCGALPEGLMESELFGYEKGAFTGAVGRKPGRFELAHQGTLFLDEVGELTPPLQVKLLRVLQEREFERVGGTETIKVDVRIIAATNRNLEEMVHKGLFREDLYYRLKVVPIHVPPLRERVEDIPLFVDYFVRRFAAEAHREVPYVTPEAMELFKRYHWPGNVRELANVLERAVIMSSGVIGVQDLPGLTTAAASPAIVIPETGTLREILHQVEKQVIARALKAHHGNRVKTAQALDISRRALLYKIEEYGLGREGEEEESAVE